Proteins encoded together in one Pangasianodon hypophthalmus isolate fPanHyp1 chromosome 18, fPanHyp1.pri, whole genome shotgun sequence window:
- the ikbip gene encoding inhibitor of nuclear factor kappa-B kinase-interacting protein isoform X1, with protein sequence MPSDAGKQRRGKAAAAQDGETPDTSKACARDEVKKGRDASGKSNQCSSLDVRTVVSLLSLSACFLLAWAVLQQNARFNEVEEKYKHLYEKAADLLALENKFSAASRKLEASEDHLKGALSFLSTLTELQQEVSSLSGIVTAMQEDQHASSHRLRSVNEQFLNVTEMWQGGLATVSEDLTTLRSESRSVHGRVTESVNEAEGRLRALAKRLEELEDSTRRNGRVLERTEEEDAKSVQNQLDWNTKQVTRLQEQLVLLSKRDAALEEKLVEVEPQAKECEKQLPAVEDAVRSILRLGADLSGAEKRLEELSLQVVGTEDSMLKALTEILQLRQTLDELQVDNSVIKVRNELGVVLDAMKELKHVRREELDSGREEPEDNEGKDDEALNIKQLNDDLKGLEAKGFPESTESHSKSAGTEEIPLTELNELH encoded by the exons ATGCCGAGCGACGCAGGGAAGCAGAGGAGAGGGAAAGCAGCTGCTGCTCAGGACGGAGAAACTCCTGACACATCGAAAGCGTGTGCACGAGACGAAGTTAAGAAAGGTCGAGATGCATCTGGAAAATCTAATCAGTGCTCTTCACTAGATGTCAGGACTGTAGTGAGTTTGCTGTCTCTGAGTGCCTGCTTTCTGCTCGCCTG ggCTGTTCTTCAACAGAATGCAAGGTTTAATGAAGTTGAAGAAAAATACAAGCATTTGTATGAAAAGGCAGCTGATCTGCTAGCGCTGGAGAACAAATTCAGTGCAGCTTCCAGAAAG CTGGAGGCCTCCGAAGACCATCTGAAGGGGGCGCTCTCCTTTCTCAGCACGCTAACTGAGCTGCAACAGGAAGTCAGCTCCCTCAGTGGCATTGTTACAGCTATGCAAGAGGACCAACATGCATCATCGCATCGCCTTCGAAGTGTGAATGAGCAGTTCTTGAACGTGACTGAGATGTGGCAGGGCGGACTGGCCACCGTGTCTGAGGACCTGACAACGCTGAGGTCCGAGTCCCGCTCAGTTCACGGTCGTGTAACGGAGAGTGTTAACGAAGCCGAGGGGCGCCTGCGTGCTCTGGCCAAACGTCTGGAGGAGCTAGAAGACAGCACAAGGAGAAACGGGCGTGTGCTGGAGCGCACAGAGGAGGAAGATGCTAAGAGTGTCCAAAATCAGCTGGACTGGAACACCAAGCAGGTGACCAGGCTTCAGGAGCAGCTTGTGTTGCTCTCCAAAAGAGATGCGGCGCTTGAGGAGaagctggtggaggtggagccACAGGCCAAAGAATGTGAAAAACAGCTTCCTGCCGTAGAAGATGCGGTCAGGTCCATCCTGAGGTTAGGAGCTGACCTAAGTGGGGCCGAGAAGAGGCTTGAGGAACTCTCACTGCAAGTGGTGGGCACCGAGGACAGCATGCTCAAGGCACTGACTGAGATTCTGCAGCTCCGGCAGACCCTTGATGAACTGCAGGTGGACAACAGCGTGATCAAAGTGAGGAATGAGCTTGGAGTTGTCCTGGATGCCATGAAGGAGCTTAAGCATGTGCGTAGAGAGGAGCTGGATTCTGGAAGAGAGGAGCCTGAAGACAATGAGGGGAAGGACGATGAGGCATTGAATATCAAGCAATTAAATGATGATCTGAAAGGTTTGGAGGCGAAAGGTTTTCCAGAATCAACAGAAAGTCACAGTAAGAGTGCAGGAACTGAGGAGATCCCATTGACTGAACTAAATGAACTGCACtga
- the ikbip gene encoding inhibitor of nuclear factor kappa-B kinase-interacting protein isoform X2, producing the protein MPSDAGKQRRGKAAAAQDGETPDTSKACARDEVKKGRDASGKSNQCSSLDVRTVVSLLSLSACFLLAWAVLQQNARFNEVEEKYKHLYEKAADLLALENKFSAASRKCEDVQMQLANQEVQVPLSQLSSLKQDVDQLKEWSSGLTERRQQLHANLAHLTQAVERIENRTTAISSDVMAKVASVRTDVRRMGGLEGDVEALLTQTNELEKKVGQAEKLMAKRIGELLANSINRVSGLRSSTEKNTKSLEQMRKRIPELYAADTKLTERILALESGRAKLVRTVTFASDLRPRVSTIKRDFAMLEPQLADLTLRIGHLAEDIMKREEDISQIKESLANFAAVQKDLKQAQEDLVEDAVEVTTDDLHQNDLSQTLNHTEL; encoded by the exons ATGCCGAGCGACGCAGGGAAGCAGAGGAGAGGGAAAGCAGCTGCTGCTCAGGACGGAGAAACTCCTGACACATCGAAAGCGTGTGCACGAGACGAAGTTAAGAAAGGTCGAGATGCATCTGGAAAATCTAATCAGTGCTCTTCACTAGATGTCAGGACTGTAGTGAGTTTGCTGTCTCTGAGTGCCTGCTTTCTGCTCGCCTG ggCTGTTCTTCAACAGAATGCAAGGTTTAATGAAGTTGAAGAAAAATACAAGCATTTGTATGAAAAGGCAGCTGATCTGCTAGCGCTGGAGAACAAATTCAGTGCAGCTTCCAGAAAG TGTGAGGATGTCCAGATGCAACTGGCCAACCAGGAAGTGCAGGTGCCACTGTCCCAGCTGAGCAGCTTAAAACAGGATGTGGACCAGCTGAAGGAATGGTCTTCAGGGCTCACTGAACGACGACAGCAGCTGCATGCTAACCTGGCCCACCTTACACAGGCTGTGGAGCGCATAGAGAACCGCACTACTGCTATCTCCAGTGACGTGATGGCCAAAGTGGCCTCAGTTAGAACGGATGTAAGGCGCATGGGGGGCCTGGAGGGCGATGTGGAAGCTCTCCTCACTCAGACCAATGAGCTTGAGAAGAAGGTGGGTCAAGCCGAGAAGCTTATGGCCAAACGCATCGGTGAGCTGCTAGCAAACAGCATTAATCGTGTTTCAGGCCTGAGGAGCTCTACGGAGAAAAACACGAAGAGCCTAGAACAAATGCGTAAACGCATCCCAGAACTCTATGCTGCTGACACGAAGCTCACAGAGCGCATCCTGGCCCTGGAGAGCGGCCGAGCCAAGCTGGTGAGAACGGTGACATTCGCAAGCGACCTCCGACCCAGAGTGTCCACCATCAAGAGGGACTTCGCCATGCTGGAGCCACAACTGGCTGATCTGACTCTGAGGATCGGCCACTTGGCTGAAGACATCATGAAAAGGGAGGAAGATATTTCACAGATCAAGGAGAGTTTAGCCAACTTCGCAGCTGTCCAGAAGGACCTTAAACAAGCTCAGGAGGACTTAGTGGAGGACGCAGTGGAAGTAACTACTGATGATCTGCACCAGAACGACCTCAGCCAAACACTGAATCACACAGAACTCTAA
- the arfgap3 gene encoding ADP-ribosylation factor GTPase-activating protein 3 produces MTEPSKHDISAIFKRLRAIPTNKACFDCSAKNPSWASITYGVFLCIDCSGTHRSLGVHLSFIRSTELDSNWSWFQLRCMQVGGNASASAFFNQHGCTASETNAKYNSRAAQLYREKIKTLAAQATRQHGTELWLDSQGPLSPTSPGDKQVDFFSQHTQNDGSSFQQNLNQPQEMTLQDKNNNDNQEGPSTELLSASPKAVLEPSLIKKKPAAAKKTLGAKKGGLGAQKVSSQSFSVQEKRAQAVDKLREESATEKSTKPEEPVVTSLRLAYQDLELQRKRDEEKMRGLEGKKKEQAERLGMGFSSRSGVSHSVLADMQTIQQETPTLAQSSSRSRKYSEDDEEEEGYFFIRTSSKFTNDEPQSSDQFFSQWEDIKKKESKKPEPDIYLSSKTSSFEDRTTARRKAEPGPLPVSDDAQKKFGGAKAISSDMFFGKQDNSEYEARTRLERFSSSSAISSADLFDEQKKQTGSSYSLSSVLPSAPDMTQLKMGVRTVAGKLSVMASGVVSTIQDRYST; encoded by the exons ATGACAGAACCCAGCAAGCACGACATTTCTGCCATCTTCAAGCGACTACGAGCCATTCCTACGAATAAG GCCTGTTTTGACTGCTCTGCGAAGAACCCAAGCTGGGCCAGCATCACCTATGGTGTGTTCCTGTGTATTGACTGCTCGGGAACACACCGTTCTCTAGGAGTGCATCTGTCCTTTATCAG ATCTACTGAACTGGATTCCAACTGGTCCTGGTTTCAGCTGCGTTGCATGCAAGTTGGAGGGAATGCCAGCGCT TCTGCCTTTTTTAACCAGCATGGTTGCACTGCCAGTGAAACCAATGCCAAATATAACAGCCGTGCAGCCCAGCTCTATAGAGAGAAGATCAAGACTTTGGCTGCCCAGGCCACCAGACAGCATGGCACTGAG cTCTGGCTAGACAGTCAGGGTCCTCTCTCCCCTACATCTCCTGGGGACAAGCAGGTCGACTTCTTCAGCCAGCACACGCAG AATGATGGAAGCTCCTTTCAGCAAAATCTTAATCAACCACAGGAAATGACTTtgcaagacaaaaataataatg ACAATCAAGAAGGCCCTTCCACTGAGCTTCTCAGTGCTTCTCCAAAAGCTGTTCTAG AGCCTTCTCTAATCAAAAAGAAGCCTGCAGCAGCCAAAAAAACG CTGGGTGCTAAAAAAGGAGGTCTGGGGGCTCAGAAAGTAAGCAGCCAGAGTTTCTCAGTGCAGGAGAAGAGAGCTCAGGCTGTGGACAAACTACGTGAAGAGTCAGCCACTGAGAAGAGTACCAAGCCTGAAGAGCCAGT TGTGACATCTCTGAGGCTGGCCTATCAGGATCTGGAGCTCcagagaaagagggatgagGAGAAGATGCGAGGGCTCGAGGGCAAGAAGAAGGAGCAGGCAGAGAGGCTGGGGATGGGTTTCTCCAGCAGGAG TGGAGTGTCTCACTCTGTCCTGGCTGACATGCAGACGATTCAGCAGGAGACTCCGACTTTGGCCCAGTCTTCCTCTCGTTCCAGGAAGTACAgcgaggatgatgaggaggaagagggatATTTCTTCATCAG AACCTCCTCCAAGTTTACTAATGATGAGCCCCAGTCATCTGACCAGTTCTTCTCCCAGTGGGAGGACAtcaagaagaaagaaagcaagaaaccAGAGCCTGATATTTATTTGAGCTCCAAGACATCATCATTTGAAGACAG GACTACGGCGAGGAGAAAAGCAGAGCCCGGGCCGTTACCTGTCTCTGATGATGCCCAGAAGAAATTTGGTGGTGCAAAAGCCATCTCCTCTGACATGTTCTTTGGTAAACAAGACAACTCTGAG TATGAAGCAAGGACTCGACTGGAGCGTTTCTCCAGCAGCTCAGCCATTAGTTCAGCAGATCTGTTTGACGAGCAGAAGAAACAGACAG GCAGTTCATACAGCCTGAGCAGCGTGCTGCCCAGTGCTCCGGATATGACCCAGCTGAAGATGGGGGTCCGCACTGTGGCTGGCAAACTGTCTGTCATGGCCAGTGGAGTGGTTTCAACTATACAG GATCGCTACAGCACATGA